From the Apus apus isolate bApuApu2 chromosome 4, bApuApu2.pri.cur, whole genome shotgun sequence genome, one window contains:
- the ZDHHC2 gene encoding palmitoyltransferase ZDHHC2 isoform X3 produces the protein MTNIGEKVVCLVAYHIFFMLFVWSYWKTIFTLPMNPSKEFHLSYSDKESLEREPRGESQQEVLRRAAKDLPIYTRTMSGAIRYCDRCHLVKPDRCHHCSVCDKCILKMDHHCPWVNNCVGFSNYKFFLLFLAYSLLYCLFIAATDLQYFIRFWTNGLPDTQAKFHIMFLFFAAAMFSVSLSSLFGYHCWLVSKNKSTLEVFRAPIFRHRTDKNGFSLGFSKNLRQVFGDEKKYWLLPVFSSLGDGCSFPTCLVNQDPEQASTPGGLNSTSKNENHLFPAKPLRDSQSHLLTDTPSWSESAKAEKGKIGMSNPALTMENET, from the exons TTGTGTGCCTGGTTGCTTACCACATATTTTTCATGCTGTTCGTCTGGTCATATTGGAAAACAATCTTTACTCTACCAATGAATCCTTCAAAAGAA ttTCATCTATCATATTCAGACAAGGAATCCCTTGAGAGGGAGCCTAGAGGTGAATCCCAGCAAGAAGTCTTAAGACGGGCAGCCAAGGATCTTCCTATCTATACACGGACAATGTCTGGAG caaTCAGATACTGTGACAGATGCCATCTTGTAAAACCAGATCGTTGCCATCACTGTTCTGTATGCGAcaa atgcattttgaaaatggaCCATCATTGCCCTTG ggTGAACAACTGTGTAGGATTCTCCAATTAcaaattttttctcctcttcttggCTTACTCTCTACTGTATTGCCTTTTCATTGCTGCAACGGATTTACAGTATTTTATCAGGTTTTGGACA aatggCCTTCCTGATACTCAAGCCAAGTTCCACatcatgtttttattctttgctgCAGCTATGTTTTCTGTCAGTCTGTCTTCTCTCTTTGGGTATCACTGTTGGCTTGTCAGCAAGAATAAGTCTACATTAG aggtATTCAGAGCTCCCATATTTCGTCATAGAACAGACAAGAATGGCTTTAGCTTGGGCTTCAGCAAAAACCTAAGGCAGGTGTTTGGTGATGAGAAGAAATACTGGTTGCTGCCTGTGTTCTCAAG TCTAGGGGATGGTTGCTCCTTCCCAACTTGCCTTGTTAATCAGGATCCTGAGCAAGCTTCCACACCTGGTGGTCTTAATTCAACATCCAAAAA TGAGAACCACCTGTTCCCTGCAAAGCCGTTACGCGATTCCCAGAGCCACCTTCTTACGGATACACCGTCTTGGTCAGAAAGTGCAAAGgctgaaaaggggaaaatag GTATGAGCAATCCTGCATTAACCATGGAAAATGAAACCTAA